A genomic window from Clostridium cylindrosporum DSM 605 includes:
- the cbiQ gene encoding cobalt ECF transporter T component CbiQ yields MIGIDKYAYLSKISRLNPKGKLLFSMLPLLICIFSNSFIVSILTIIIMTYATLVWGGISYKVFLKLILIPIGFLFIGSATIMINRFNLGSPLLIGVSLGSYSYGISYDTLMKGLLITLKSLGAVSCMYFFSLNTPMNDFFNLLRKTKLPVLLIELMELMYRFIFIIWEEGEKIYIAKSSRLGYLGFKNQMYSTGELISSLFLRSFRRIDTINAALESRGFDGSLDTLVEEYSPCKWLNIYTVLVCIILIISYIVERLLF; encoded by the coding sequence ATGATAGGAATTGATAAATATGCGTACCTCTCGAAAATTTCTAGACTAAACCCTAAGGGTAAGCTTTTATTTAGTATGTTGCCACTATTAATATGCATATTTTCTAATTCCTTTATAGTGAGTATTTTGACGATAATTATAATGACATATGCCACCTTAGTATGGGGTGGCATATCATATAAGGTATTTTTGAAATTAATTCTCATTCCAATTGGATTCTTATTTATAGGATCAGCAACTATTATGATTAATAGGTTTAATCTAGGTAGCCCCTTATTAATAGGGGTTAGTTTAGGAAGTTACTCCTATGGAATAAGTTATGATACTTTGATGAAGGGACTACTTATAACACTTAAGTCCCTAGGAGCTGTAAGCTGCATGTACTTTTTTTCTCTTAATACTCCTATGAATGATTTCTTTAATCTACTTAGGAAAACAAAACTTCCTGTTTTACTAATTGAATTAATGGAGCTTATGTATAGATTTATATTTATTATATGGGAAGAGGGAGAAAAGATTTACATAGCTAAGTCATCAAGGCTTGGGTATCTTGGATTTAAGAACCAGATGTATTCAACTGGAGAATTAATAAGTTCACTATTCTTAAGATCATTTAGAAGAATTGATACTATAAATGCAGCACTTGAATCAAGGGGCTTTGATGGAAGTCTTGATACTTTAGTAGAAGAATATAGTCCGTGTAAGTGGTTAAATATATACACAGTATTAGTTTGTATAATTTTGATTATTTCCTATATAGTAGAAAGGTTATTGTTTTAA
- a CDS encoding energy-coupling factor ABC transporter substrate-binding protein, producing MKLWKKNIIMLLIAGAIAVIPLLINKGAEFGGADGKAKDAITQIKPGYKPWADSLFQPPSTEVESLLFALQAALGAGFLGFAFGRLSVKNKENNK from the coding sequence ATGAAGCTATGGAAAAAGAATATTATAATGCTCTTAATAGCTGGGGCTATAGCAGTTATTCCTTTACTTATAAATAAAGGTGCAGAATTTGGGGGAGCTGATGGAAAGGCTAAGGATGCCATAACTCAGATTAAACCAGGCTATAAGCCTTGGGCAGATTCCCTTTTCCAGCCACCAAGTACAGAGGTAGAGTCATTATTATTTGCTCTTCAAGCTGCGCTTGGAGCAGGGTTTCTAGGATTTGCATTTGGAAGACTATCTGTTAAAAATAAGGAGAATAATAAATAA